DNA sequence from the Scophthalmus maximus strain ysfricsl-2021 chromosome 1, ASM2237912v1, whole genome shotgun sequence genome:
GCGTCTGGCTGACAGGGTCGTCCCGCACAGTGCAGCCTCGTCCCGCAGGGCTGACGTCCAAACCTTGAATCTGTCACAACTGGTCGTTGGTCGTTTCCCACTTTGGTTCATGTTAAACATTTGACtcgcctgcagggggcgacgcCGCACGTCAGCCTGCTCTTCTGTCACCAGGAATATTTGCATCTGCCAAAGTTTTGTCAACGTGAtctttaatttgctttttttattttcccgcCTCGTCTCTtatcgtgtttttttttaatttaatatttgatatatttgatatttcattttgttgattttacaGTTTGCTGGCTGCTTAGTGCTTAGATTTGAACATCTTTTACTTTCTCATAATTTTCTCTCGTCTTCACCTGCTGACGTGCGTTTGACTTTCCCTCCTTCAGACCGACTCGCCCATCAGGCTCGGATCTCGGCCTCCGTCAATGCCATGAAGATCCTGGACACCGGCACCGAGGTGGAGGCTGCGGTCGCAGATGCTCTGGTAAGAATTAACTCtggattcatttattaatacCCAAAATGAAACACGCTGGTTGTTTGTTGTCGGTGTGGCAGTAATTTCCCTCTGTACTCTTCCCTGGACTTTTTAAATTCCAGCTCTTAGGAGACTCGAGGAACAAGGTACAAattaatcctcctcctctcggtgCATGAAGAGCATGAGCTTTAAACTCCGACACTGTGAACGTACAGTGACCTCATAATGACATCAGAAAGCTGCATGCGACTGACTGTAGCTGCACTTTAGAGCGCGTTGTCGTTTGCATGTCGTCACAGTAAACACGTCAGTGTCGTGCGTTAACGCCTCGCCTTCTCTCCTCAGCGGAGGCCCGTGCGGCGGCGCTTCGAGTCCCCGGGCATGTACTCGGACGACGACGCCAACAGCGACGCCTCCAGCGCCTGCTCGGAGCGCTCATACAGTTCACGCAACGGCGGCGCAGGGACGCACTACCTGCGCCAGATGGAGGACGTGGCAGAGGTGCTGAACCACTGCGCCAGCGCTAACTGGTCCGAGAGGAAGGAGGGGCTGCTGGGCCTGCAGAACCTGCTGAAGAGCCAGAGGACGCTCAGGTGGGCGGCGACAGGAAACTGCAAGAAAAGACATTGAAGATTAAAAATAGAATATTTTCTCTGTTGTAGCCTCATTTAGCTCGTTAGCTTCACACAGTCAGAGTGGATGTGCTTGTTTTCCTGCAGCCGAGTGGAGCTGAAGAGACTGTGTGAGATCTTCACCAGGATGTTCGCAGACCCTCACAGCAAAgtaagttcacacacacacacacacacacacacacactctcacactaaCTGCAAGACAAActaacggtgtgtgtgttttttgttgcatcCCTCGTCGCTGCCGTGGACGCTAACAATGACCAGAGAGTAAGTTTACTGATCGTCACTGTCCTGTCAGGTgctctgacacaaacacataaagaactcttcctcatgtcctctctccttccccctgtcctctctccttcccctcctgtcctctctccttctccctcatcttctctctccttctccctcctgtcctctctccttcctgtcctctctccttctccctcctgtcctctctccctcctgtcctctctccttctccctcctgtcctctctccttctccctcctgtcctctctccttcctgtcctctctccttctccctcctgtcctctctccttcctgtcctctctccttctccctcctgtcctctctccttcccctcctgtcctctctccttcccccccgtcctctctccttccccccctgtcctctctccttctccccccgtcctctctccttctccccccgtcctctctccttcctgtcctctctccttctccctcctgtcctctctccttcccctcctgtcctctctccttccccccgtcctctctccttccccccctgtcctctctccttctccccccgtcctctctccttctccccccgtcctctctccttctccctcctgtcctctctccttctccctcctgtcctctctccttcctgtcctctttccttcctgtcctctctcctctccctcctctcctctctcctccctcctgtcctcttcctctattACCCATCATGCCTCTGTGTGGCTCAGGTGTTCAGCATGTTCCTGGAGACTCTGGTGGACTTCATCGTGCTGCACCGGGACGACCTGCAGGACTGGCTCTTCGTGCTGCTCACCCAGCTGCTGAAGAAGATGGGTGCCGACCTCCTGGGCTCCGTCCAGGCCAAAGTCCAGAAGGCCCTGGATGTCACCAGGTCAGCGTCCAACATGTGAACCTTCCCCCTGAAGAATGACATCATAGCATCATATTTATTTGATGTAAACAGCTGCATCACTCCTGCGTCTCTTTACTTTTGTCCGTCTGCTCGCAGGGACTCGTTCCCGTACGAGCAGCAGTTCAACATCCTGATGCGTTTCATCGTGGACCAGACGCAGACCCCCAACCTGAAGGTGAAGGTCGCCATCCTGCGCTACATCGAGGCCCTGGCTCGCCAGATGGACCCGTCCGACTTCGTCAACTCAAGTGAGACGCGCCTCGCCGTGTCGCGCGTCATCACCTGGACGACCGAGCCCAAGAGCTCTGATGTCCGCAAGGTAGCACGTCTGgacggctcctcctcctcctctgtcctccctcagAGCTCAgcttccttccgtccttccttccttccttcctgtctgtcttccatcttttaaatgttttcaatttacgtctctttgttttttattttcacgttttattttgtttgtttttttccaatcgCCCATTTTCTCGTCCACCAAACCCCCAGACCCTCCACAACTGGGCAGGGGAGGATTTCTCAGGCCGACCCAGCACCGTGGCCTCTCTGCCTGGGGAGGGCAACCTGGAGGAGAGGTGCAAGCAGGTAGAATTTCCATCAGGCCGCACAACCGGGGCAGTGAACCTGCTCTCGCCCCGGGCCGGGCCGCGCTGCAGACCTCCACGTCTGCTCCCACGTTTTTACAGTGAATGAAAAATAACCAGACGAGAAGTCTTAACGACACTAACAGTTTCATTTCAGCGACGCTTCTGATTCATACTGAGTTTAAATCAGGACAAAGATCAGTCGGAGAATTAAATGTCATGTGAGCATGAGACACTAACTGAGTTCAACTCATCACAAACATCAAATAACATTAAACATAATCTTTAgcatgagttgtttttttatttcgcAGTTTtagaaagaaactttttttccagcttcTGCTGAAAGGACGTTTTATGTTTGAGGTGAACAGACGAGCTGCATGTGCACGACGGCAACTCAGCTTCTAATAATTATCTTCAATTATTTAATCTGACATTTGAATCCTGTGTGGagctgcagatgtttcactCTGTCATAAATATTCGAAACATCCAGTGGGTGCAAGTCTCCTCACAGAAGAtcaattgttttatttctgcccCTCACATCTGAAATatgttcaaatgtatttgtaatatATGAATCAGAAGGTTtattatgtgcgtgtgtgtttgcaggcggCCCAGGTGGTGCTGATCGCCCTGTTCGAGTTGAACACTCCGGAGTTCACCATGCTGCTGGGAGCGCTGCCCAAAACCTTCCAGGACGGGACGACCAAGCTGCTGCACAACCACCTGAGGAACGCCAGCGCCAACAGCGGCATCGtcatggtaacacacacaaacacacacatttagagtATGACATGAAACTACAGTTTTCATTAGAGTCTGACcgattaaaaatgtgtttagtaATTCATTGTTTAATAGATGTTTTTTGATCCTCAGAACTCTTTGATGTGAACCagtgaaataatattttatctGTCAGaataataatctgtgtgtgcgcgtgtgtgtggccTGCAGGCGTCTCCATGTAACTCGATGGGTCGGACACCTCCTCGACAACCAGGCAGCCGCAGCAGCCCGATGACATCACCCACCAACTGCTCCCACGGAGGACTGTCccccaggtaacacacacacacacacacacacacacacacacacacacacacacacacacacacacacacacacacacacacacacacacacacacacacacacacacacacaaattaagttTATGTAAACAGCGAGATAATGAGTCAGTTCTCCAGCTGCTTGTATTAACACTGACTGAGATCAGAGCTTCTCTTATCCCACCTTCCTCACGTCTCtatctgctctctccctcttcctcttcttcctctttctctacttcctcttcctcctcctcctcctcttactctcCGGCTGGTTGCAGTCGGCTGTGGGGTTGGAGCGCAGATGGACTCTCCAAgttccctcctccacccttcccctcttcccctcttcctccgccCACTTCTCACTCCTCCCTCAAGTCCCTGCGGCGAGCTTACTCACCCAGGTAACCCCGCcccctgtttcctcctcctcttcttccttctcctcctcctcctcttcctctcctgggGTTTCACAGTGGTGCTAAAATCCAAGTAGAATTTGTTGAATTTCCTCTTTAGCAGAGTGAATCAATGTGACGCACTGTGGAACCACTGTGGAGTATCGCTGCTGCACTTTGTGCCTCCATCTGTTTCCTGTCCctctgttcacttcctgtttcgtCTCCAAGCTAAAAACTCCTCAGGTGAGAAACTGTGCgtgttgtgtcagtgtgaccAGATGCACGGCCATGCACGAGCACGGAGACAGAAACACCTGGAGGTTCcagggagaacaggaagtgtcacAGAACATCATTAAAGATCCATCTACATCCTGATCTCATGTGATTCACATTTCTAATGAACGCGTCTCCTTCGCAGCATGATGGAGTACGACAGCGAGAACCTGAACTCGGAGGAGATCTACAGCTCGCTGCGCGGCGTCACAGAGGCCATTCAGAACTTCAGCTTCCGCAGCCAAGAGGacctgatggagccgctgaggcGCGATGGCAAAAGGGACGCCACGGTGAGACGAGAAGCGAGAGGCGAGGGTCGGGCTGTGTTCAGAAAGGAagtccggaaaatgtctggagaatCTGGTCCGAGGCGGGGTGGGGTTCGTCTGGCATGAAAAGTTCAGGGGAATGTCTGGACTTTCGTcatgagaatgaaaaaaaaaaaaaaggaaataaaactggaaaattatgtttattttctatagttagaggaaaacatttttttgtttttttttaaatgttcagcaTCAAACCAAATTCCTGAATTTGTGATGTAGATGTCGTTTGACTTGTTGTAACATCTCTGACCGTCGCTGTTCAGCTGGGAGTCGGAGCGTCGCCAGACTCCGACCTGCTGGAGGGCGGACGCACGGCGCTGGACAACAAGACGTCGCTGCTGAACACTCCCTCGCCACGATCCTTCGCCGGCCCGCGCTTCCGCGACTACAACCCCTACAACTACACGGACGGCGTCAGCTCGCTGGACAAAGCCGCCCTGAAGGAGGCGCTGTACGAGGACGGCGTGGAGCAGCTGCGAGATGGTGCGCCGCATTTGGCTTTTTCGTCGTTTGTTAGTTTGTCgtgtggtgtttttgtttttttatgtgtgtttcctcctccgcAGGCCGGCAGGACTGTGTGGAGAACAAGATCCAGAATCCTAAAACCTTCCCGGGTAAAGACTCGGAAGAACGACGACTTCACTTCCAGTCCACTCCTCAGTTTATGTTTTGCCTGATTTAAACCTGAGTGTCTctgcctgcagggggcgccacagagcagctgcagctggtggggGAGCTGCTGAAAGAGCTGTCCCAGGGCCAGGCGGGGGAGCGGGGCCCCGAGGAGCGGCGGGGGACCCTGCTGGAGCTGTTGAAGGTGGTGCGGGAGGACGGCCTGCTGGTGTGGGAGGAGCACTTcaagacgctgctgctgctgctgctggagacgcTCGGAGACAAAGACGTAAGAACAGAACACTCCTTCTCTTCCAGTCGCTTCCCGGACCAGAGCCTGACATGAACGTGTGACTCTTCTCCCTCAGCACACGATCCGAGCGCTGGCGCTGCGAGTCCTGAAGGAGATCCTGAAGAACGAGCCGCTCCGCTTCAAGAACTACGCCGAGCTCACCATCATGAAGACGCTGGAGGCTCACAAGGACTCGCACAAGGAGGTGAGTTAAACCTTCCCCTCGTTTGCCGAGTGAGGAGCATTCCCTCCGTAGTCTCCTGCATCCTGTCTCGTTGTGTTGAAGGTGGTGCgggcggcggaggaggcggcCTCCACCATGGCGAGCTCCATCCAGCCGGAGCAGTGCATCAAGGTGCTCTGTCCCATCGTGCAGACGGCTGACTACCCCGTCAACCTGGCCGCCATCAAGATGCAGACCAGGGCCATCGAGCGCGTCGCTAAG
Encoded proteins:
- the LOC118316617 gene encoding CLIP-associating protein 1 isoform X22 is translated as MGSFRRPASSSASSSRSAGRDASSSGAGAVDEDDFIQAFEDVPTVQIYSNREVDEAMTKIRDVLSDDKRDWELRVAALKKVRSLILAGATEFDGFPQQLRLMEAAFKLSAKDLRSQVVREACITLGHLSQVLGGRFDHAAEAVMPALLNLVPNSAKVMATSGIAVIRLILRHTHYPRLIPIISSNCTAKSVAVRRRSFEFMELLLQEWQTSSLERHCTVVMETIKKGIHDADAEARSVARRCYWGFHGHFSREAEHLFQGLESSYQKALLAHLKSGDCVMSLPASDRSSSSSQESLNRPLGVKSSAGSTNRSKPGHTSRTPAAASSPGSLQRSRSDVDVNAAATATARTRLTAAPSIGSPFSSASALPPGSYASLGRVRTRRTSSGNSPCVTDSRGRSRGKVVSQSQPGSRSGSPGRLLSSTYVRIPKPTMGAAAANSLSRPRGHRSQGCSRETSPTRSGLARSRIPRPSMSQGCSRETSRESSRDTSPARGFSPLATRRHSRSTSALSSAECCSDRLAHQARISASVNAMKILDTGTEVEAAVADALLLGDSRNKRRPVRRRFESPGMYSDDDANSDASSACSERSYSSRNGGAGTHYLRQMEDVAEVLNHCASANWSERKEGLLGLQNLLKSQRTLSRVELKRLCEIFTRMFADPHSKRVFSMFLETLVDFIVLHRDDLQDWLFVLLTQLLKKMGADLLGSVQAKVQKALDVTRDSFPYEQQFNILMRFIVDQTQTPNLKVKVAILRYIEALARQMDPSDFVNSSETRLAVSRVITWTTEPKSSDVRKTLHNWAGEDFSGRPSTVASLPGEGNLEERCKQAAQVVLIALFELNTPEFTMLLGALPKTFQDGTTKLLHNHLRNASANSGIVMASPCNSMGRTPPRQPGSRSSPMTSPTNCSHGGLSPSRLWGWSADGLSKFPPPPFPSSPLPPPTSHSSLKSLRRAYSPSMMEYDSENLNSEEIYSSLRGVTEAIQNFSFRSQEDLMEPLRRDGKRDATLGVGASPDSDLLEGGRTALDNKTSLLNTPSPRSFAGPRFRDYNPYNYTDGVSSLDKAALKEALYEDGVEQLRDGRQDCVENKIQNPKTFPGGATEQLQLVGELLKELSQGQAGERGPEERRGTLLELLKVVREDGLLVWEEHFKTLLLLLLETLGDKDHTIRALALRVLKEILKNEPLRFKNYAELTIMKTLEAHKDSHKEVVRAAEEAASTMASSIQPEQCIKVLCPIVQTADYPVNLAAIKMQTRAIERVAKEPLHQLLPDVIPGLLQGYDNTESSVRKASVFCLVAVYSVMGEELKPYLAQLTGSKMKLLNLYIKRAQTSTSNSSSSSDISSY